A region from the Triticum aestivum cultivar Chinese Spring chromosome 3D, IWGSC CS RefSeq v2.1, whole genome shotgun sequence genome encodes:
- the LOC123079206 gene encoding pentatricopeptide repeat-containing protein At3g58590: protein MPNPDPPLSPSLFNSLIASRARAGRAADAFSLLARMLAAGVAPTAFTFAPILSSPSVCPRRAAQLHPLILKRGLLHSDPYSATALLGFFARHGRFGEALDLFGEMPARSVVTWNCLVSSFAQHGRVEDAVLWFRELVRSGDGLSEGSLVAVLPALVSPDPVHGLAIKTAMDSFSAVANSLLNCYCTCDAVCAAEKLFDGLMFRDAVSWNTMITAFARSNFPGRAFELFSAMHGQGVSPDETTFSSVLYACTSINAQEHGKSVHAKSIKHNLNTTVFVSTSLVDFYNKCVGRRDALKVLEEVPHKSTACWNALLSIKSDSDFPTLFMILRDMLRSGISPNEFTFSSLLKGSSLLDVHQIHSLVTKLGYDGNDYVSSAIISSYVSLGFVSDVLAYGVTLDPDSCNVSMNVLAGAYNRAHMYQETKELLLHQQTSDNISWSILITACARNGDYAEAFGLFRQMRILGHHFDNYVAVSLLSICTKVNSLVLGRLVHGVIIKTSYGCSDTRTNNMLLDMYAKCGRIEDCLKAFEEMEDRNVISWTAVISGLALNGFSRKALAWFKAMEEAAVKPDKVAILAVLSACRHGGLVQEGMEIFKRMEAEYSTEAGMEHYICVVDMLCKCGHLKQADSVIRGMPFRPSTIIWRTFLQGCNTYGMLDTQVFS from the coding sequence ATGCCGAACCCGGACCCGCCGCTCTCCCCGTCCCTCTTCAACTCCCTCATCGCCTCCCGCGCCCGCGCCGGCCGCGCGGCCGACGCCTTCTCGCTACTCGCGCGCATGCTCGCCGCGGGCGTCGCCCCGACCGCGTTCACCTTCGCGCCGATCCTCTCCTCGCCCTCCGTGTGCCCCCGCCGCGCCGCGCAGTTGCACCCGCTCATCCTCAAGCGCGGCCTGCTCCACAGCGACCCGTACTCCGCGACGGCGCTGCTGGGGTTCTTCGCGCGGCACGGACGGTTCGGCGAGGCGCTCGACCTGTTTGGGGAAATGCCCGCACGGAGCGTCGTCACCTGGAACTGTCTCGTCTCTTCGTTCGCGCAGCATGGGCGTGTCGAGGACGCCGTGCTTTGGTTCAGGGAACTCGTGAGGAGCGGCGATGGCTTGTCTGAAGGCTCTCTCGTTGCGGTCTTGCCTGCGCTTGTGTCACCGGACCCAGTTCATGGGCTTGCCATCAAAACCGCAATGGATTCCTTCTCGGCAGTTGCTAACTCGTTGCTGAATTGTTACTGTACTTGCGACGCAGTTTGCGCGGCAGAGAAGCTATTTGATGGGTTGATGTTCAGAGATGCGGTCTCGTGGAATACAATGATCACTGCTTTCGCTAGGAGTAACTTCCCAGGGAGAGCTTTTGAGCTTTTCTCAGCGATGCATGGTCAGGGTGTTTCTCCAGATGAAACTACATTTTCCAGTGTTCTTTACGCTTGCACCAGTATAAATGCACAGGAGCATGGGAAGTCTGTTCACGCCAAATCTATCAAGCATAACCTCAATACGACAGTATTTGTGAGTACTTCACTGGTTGATTTCTACAACAAATGTGTTGGTAGGAGGGACGCTCTTAAAGTACTCGAAGAGGTTCCTCATAAGAGCACTGCATGTTGGAATGCTCTGCTTTCTATCAAGTCAGATAGTGATTTTCCAACTCTGTTTATGATCCTGAGAGATATGCTGCGATCAGGGATTAGCCCAAATGAATTTACCTTTTCTTCCTTGCTCAAGGGTTCATCACTGTTGGATGTGCATCAGATTCACTCATTGGTCACAAAACTGGGTTATGACGGTAATGACTATGTTTCAAGTGCTATTATATCTTCCTATGTCTCACTTGGCTTTGTTTCTGATGTCCTGGCTTATGGAGTTACATTGGATCCTGACTCCTGTAACGTCTCCATGAATGTTTTAGCTGGGGCATATAATAGAGCTCACATGTACCAAGAAACCAAGGAGCTACTCTTACATCAGCAAACTAGTGATAATATTTCATGGAGCATACTTATTACTGCTTGTGCACGGAATGGTGATTATGCTGAAGCTTTTGGACTTTTCAGGCAGATGAGAATTTTGGGGCATCATTTTGATAACTATGTAGCTGTGAGCTTGCTGAGTATTTGTACAAAAGTTAACAGCCTTGTTCTTGGTAGGCTGGTGCATGGGGTAATCATCAAGACCAGTTATGGGTGCTCAGACACTCGTACTAATAATATGTTGCTAGATATGTATGCTAAATGTGGTAGAATTGAAGACTGTCTGAAAGCCTTTGAGGAAATGGAAGATAGGAACGTAATCTCATGGACAGCTGTGATTTCAGGCCTTGCACTTAACGGTTTTTCTCGTAAGGCCCTGGCATGGTTTAAAGCTATGGAAGAGGCTGCTGTTAAACCTGACAAGGTAGCAATTCTGGCAGTCCTTTCAGCTTGTAGACATGGAGGACTTGTGCAGGAGGGAATGGAGATATTCAAACGTATGGAAGCTGAGTACTCAACTGAAGCTGGGATGGAGCATTACATTTGTGTGGTGGACATGCTATGCAAGTGTGGTCATTTAAAGCAAGCTGACTCTGTGATTAGAGGCATGCCTTTCCGCCCGAGTACTATTATTTGGCGTACATTCCTCCAAGGATGCAATACATATGGCATGCTAGATACTCAAGTGTTTAGCTAG